The following nucleotide sequence is from Fusarium graminearum PH-1 chromosome 1, whole genome shotgun sequence.
cgagACAGACTAGGCATGGGATCTGAGGCACGAGAAAgtgaaatcatcatcacacGAGTAAATGCGTCGAGTGACATGTACAAGCAACAATTGTCCGCCCACTGTCATGTACTCTCCAATATAAGCATGCCCGAGTgtggtatggtatggtatggtatggtatggtattGTGACCCTCCGGGCACCGATGGAACACTTTAACCACATGCCCTGAGAAGGTACAGTCCCGGCAGTACCTACCAACCACGTTCTACCCAAATAAAATTTACACACCCACTtccttccatccatctcgttctttcctttgcctcGTCCGCGTGCCTGTTCCATCCCATGCGTCTTCGTACCTCCCCAACCTTTGACTGGACTGCTCTTGATAATCAGATCCCTCTCTTCTACCCGCCCAACCCTTCCACTTTTCTTACCCTTCTCTTGTCATAAACAGGCCTTAAATATTTATTTACGATCTCCCCACTTGGCACCCAACGTATAATATCAACGTTCGTTCTATAGAAACGAATAGCAGCAAAGTCACTAGTTTATACCAATCTTGCCTATAAACGAATACTTACAAGAAACAACCACTCGCATCGCTCCTATAAGCTATACTATAACCAACTTATACATCCAGCTTAACACCGGCATCGAAGCTCTTCTGAGCCTAAAAACACGAGCCATGAGCGGCGGCTCAACCGTCCAATATATCGATGCTGTCGATGCCCTTGCTCGAAATCTTTATCTCCGCGCCAAACAGTCAGGGCTTCCATTTACTGATGTCGCTGATGCTGTTCGCAACCTTCATCGAATCCTACGACATGTGCGTATCGAAGCTGCTGACCAAGACTCCCTCTTGAACAACGCCGATGCTTCATCTACGTCACTTTACGCCCGAAAACTCTCAACTCACGTTGAAAGCTGCGGTTTCGCTCTAGCTGAACTCGAGACGCTCCTGTGCAGATATGGAGACGGCCGTGCTATCATGGCCGAGGACGAACGCCTACGCGATAACAAGCTATTTGAAATGAAACAGAAACTTGACGATGAACAACATGGCCTTGACTTGTTTCTCGACGCCGTTCAGCTGCATGCCGAGAACAGACCCACCAGAGTTATCGAAGGCCAAGAGGGTCTAGAGAGAATCAaggatgttgttgacgaaaTCGCCACCAAACTGTTCCGAAACCGAAATGAGGGTAGCTTTaccgaagatgatgatggtttgtGGCGCGAGTTCAAGATCGAACTCGAGGATCGAGGATTTTCACCTCAAGTGCTACGTAAACACAAGGTACGAGGAGTTGTTGACCATGATTGTTTGTAGACCGTTACGATTAACACGGCATCAGGATGTTCTACGAGCATACATTCGTGAGCTCGAGTCCGTTCAGAACCAGAACGGCGGAAACTACCCTTCTGTCCGAGGTCTCCTAGAACAAGAAGCACGATCCCAGCCTTCTTCGCCAGGAGAAGACAACCGTAGCCCTTACGAGAAGTATCCTCCTGTTATCCTTACTGGTGGTCGACGCAGATTAAACAGTGACCCCTCTAGAGACTTTGTATCACAATCGCCGAAAGATGGCGACAGTGAGTCTGACTACTCGATGGCACTCGTATCAACCCAGGACCTGCTCAGTATGGACAAACTCAACTCTCGAATGACGAACTTGAATGTTCAGCCCAACGACCAGTACAGCCTGGCTCCTGAGCCCAGGCAGCTTCCACCCAACAGTCTGCCAGGTGCTCCAGAGATGTCCAGTTCGCCAACTGCTCATCACTACGGGGCCTCTCCACGCTCTATGCCCCCTATGCCCCATCATTTGAATAGCGGACCACCATCATATGGTAGCAGCCCACGTAGCAGTGCTCCTCGGCTAGCTCCAGACCGATGGGGCAATGAGATTCCACCTGATGCTCAATGGACTCGAATCAGACGAGAGCGTGTCAGCCCCGAGGTGCTTGAACGGGCTGGTGTGCGATATGAGGCACGTCCTGATTACGTTGCAGTCTTGGGTATTTTGACTCGAGATCAGATTGAGGAGTATGCCCGTCAAAGTGCGGCATGCCGTGCTGCGCGCTTGGCACGTGGTCCACCACCTCGCAGGCATGATCACTACCCTGAGCGTAGGGATTCGAAGAGTAGTCgagaggatgacgacgatgacagtGGGGTCTTTGAAGAAAGCGACGTCacagacgatgaagatgacaagtCTTCGGAAAAGGGTACAAAGAGCTACCCAGTAATTGTCAATCCCCCCACAAAGAGCAAGACGTCCCCTTCCAGCACTACTCTCCCAAAGCCAAtcctgaagaacaagaacgaaaACCGCGTTCATTTCGACCCGGAGCCTTACGAGGTAGACAGCCGAAGTCCTCGCTCTTATAGAGATGACAGACACCGTGATCGCAATCACGACCACCGTGATGATCATCGCGATCGCCGAAGAACGAGCCCGTCTAGGTCAACTCGTCGCTCACGAAGGTATTCTGATGGTGGGGATCGTCACTCACGCAGCGACAAACACGGTGATTACTACTACGATGGCGGCAAGCGCTATCATCGTGAAAGAGATCGTGACCGTGACCGTGACCGTGATCGTGAACGTGATCGTGACAGAGAAAGAGATAGGGACAGAGACCGCGAGCGAGACCGTGATCGTGATagaagaagtacaaggaGGGAAGATCGTCCCCAAGGGAGAAAGAAATGGGGTGAAGCTCTTGGTGCAGTTGGCATTGGAGGTGCAGCCGTGAGTCTTTTGAGCGTCCTCGCCGAAGCCGCGTCATGATTTAGGCGGGCCGGTTCCGTCACATCACTTATACCGTTTCTTTGCCGTTTCTTTCTTGAATTAATCGTTTGAGTGTCCTTTCACTGGAAATATGTAACAAAATAAGCTCCAAAACGGAATGGATTACGGAACAGGATGGGTAACAGGGGAAGGGCAGAGAAGGGCTGGGTCAGTTTTGTATACATTGTATTGCAACTTTGGATGTACGTTAGTTAAACCGCGGCTGGGATAAGAGTCAAGGAGATGGATATGACGAAATTTAGATACCCACTATGAATGGAAGCTTGAAAGGTATGCTGTTGCGCAATGAGATGAATCTCACTTGGGACTTGCTTGTGATGAATTATCTATTTCATAAGATGAGCGCTGACATCTACGCTGTATATATGCGAAACGAAACATCTAGGTGACGGTCTAGATCTATCAGTAACAACTTCTATCTCGTTAGTTCCCCGGCCAAGGTCTTCCACCATTCTCTCGCATTCACATCTGTCGACTCGGGCGGCGCACCCTTGGCACGAGGCCTAGGGTTGGGTACACGTTTCCACTCTCGCACATTCATGACGTTGTCCCTGGGCCAGTTCTCCATGCGTTCATCAAATGTTTCCACGTCGGCAATCTTGCCATCCATTGCCAGCATTTGGGTTTCGAAACCACCCTTGAGCTGAGGCAGTGTTTCGCGTTTCCTCCTTACCCACTCGAAACGACACGGCGTTACACTGCGCTCAAGACACACATAGCCTTGTGCGGTACGATAACGTATTTGTTCATTCATGAACTCGCCGAACTCCAAGATGATGTTAGGTATGGCCGTTAGTGGGAAAATGGATTCTCGTCGACGGACGTTGCTGGTAGCGTTGCTGAAAAAATGGTGAACACACTCTTGAATCGCGTACCAGGCGTGTTCCTTCTGGGTTTCGATTGTAAGGCGTCGATGGCTGACATGAGAGACTTCTTGCAAGACCTCATCGAATACAATTTGCTGGTGCTCTCGCTCAAGACGGCGGTAATGCTTTATAGCATGGTCACGAATCATCTCCCTCGCCGCACCAAACTTGCCTTGAAAGATGAGTACTTTGATACGAGCGATATAACTTTCGAAAGTAGGTTTGACTTTGTAAGGTTCTGAGGTCATGGTCTCCCATACTTTGGTAACAAGCTGGGCATCTACCAACGCAGAACGAGGAAAGCTCCCCATCATTCTCCGTTGAGCTTGGTTTGACTTGGTCGAACAAACGTAGGCCCAGTTGAAAAGATTGTTCCACGTCTCAGGTGGTATTGGGATTCTGTATACCTTGGAGGTGTGAATGACTAGATCGAGACAGAGACGAATGCGAGACATGCACCCCAGGGCTTCGACCATGGCGTTAAGGAAGCGTTTGGTAGGAGCTTTGGGGCTGCCATATCGGAGTGTCCTGCTGCCAATGACGGAGAAAATCCctgtctctttgtcttcaaggAGGCCGATTCCGAGACCCTTTTTTAGGACAATACTCCGTATATGTGTGAGTGAACCACTGCGGCTGAGGCCAACCATAGTATTACACAGCAACTCCTCGTTTAGTAAAACGCCCATAGCTCTAGAGCGGCGCCAATTGGCAAAGTAGCTTTGAAAACCCGTCTTCTGCCTCTGCCACAAGAAGTTGTCCGCCCACAGCCTGTGCCTTTGGCGGTTGAAGGGGAGTCTTTTGAGTGCATTCATACTATGTCGTAGAGACTCCATGCGCCTGATGTTTCTCAAACTTGTCCTGAAAGTGACTCTGAATGAATGGCGAGCTTGTTGAACAACTCGTTGGCGATCGAACTGATAATAGGCGGGATTTATCTGGTAGCGAGCCTTGAGAAACTCGTTCCAAGTTGTCGTCGTGCGCTTAAGAGCTAAACCGTGTGCTCTGATGGcaccaaaaaagaaggtGGCAGCTGCGATATCGCTGGCAGCACCAGCACAGCGCATGAATACTTCGTAGTCGGCTAGGACAAGCTCACGTCCAGCAGCGCGACGAGATTTTAGCAGGAGCTTCATGGCCTCGAGGACaaagagatgatgatgccgcACACCGAATTCGTCCACCAGATTACATGCATTAGTGAATTGAATTTGACCCAGAGTAATATTGAGACCATGAGCAATGTCGATTTGCGGGTTTTGAATGGGATCTAGCGCTCGAATAACTGCAGAAAGGATGTTCACAGGGAGTGTGCGCATTTGTTGATGAGCGGCATGGTCGTTGCTGGCCAGCAACATGACCCATGCGTGAAATGCTGGGAAGAcattttctgtttctttgCATCGTATAGCTCGTAATAGCTCGTCCAAATGCCTATCCGACTGAGTATAGGGCTCGGCGACTGGAGTTGAGGTAGCAGTTGATTCTGCACTTGATACTGATGCTAACCATCGTTGTCGACCCACCACAGCGGGCCGTACAGCTCCTAGCGGTGGGCCGTAGATCGGTAGCGCGATAGCGAGTGGAGTTGTCGAGGGACGAGCGAGACAGGGCCCTGTTCTTCGGAGGCATTGTCGCCAGAGCATGGCGCTGGATCAGTGTTTGGAAGCAACAAACGATacgaagcagaagaaaaacGAAAAGGAATGTCCAAGGATGACGGGAAATGAAAAGCCTCGGGAGCAACTGAACACCTCCTCACTCACGCGAGGGGCGTTTGGCTGCCGTGTAACCCCAATTCGGGAAGGTTCAGTTTGAGCCGCTCTGGATAAGTACATCAAAGTACGGGGTAGAGTATGGGATAAATACATCCCCGCCTGATATGGCTTGTTGCATACCTAGAATCAGCAATTTCCCCGAAGATTTCCCAAGCTTGCCAACCCGCATTTTCCCACTGAAACCTGGTGCTCAGATCCGGCATCCAGCTCAGCTCACCACGacactcactcactcaccgAGTCCGACCTCATTCAAACAACTACTTTCATACACAAAGATGGCTGACGCCGGCGAAGAACCTCATCATGTGTCGGAGCCTCTCGACCTTGTccgacttcttctcaacgaagttgtctttgtcaagcttCGAGGAGACCGAGAACTCAAGGGGAAGCTGCATGTTAGTCGAAACTTTGGTCTGTGGCAAAGAATTAATGCTAACGGCGAGACAGGCTTACGACAGCCATTGCAATCTGGTCCTAggagaggttgaggagacTATCTACACCgtggatgaggatgatgatgacgatgagctcAAGGTATGTGGAACGTCTTTGGCTAAATTCATCCTGTCTAACCGAAACTTAGACTATCAGCCGGAAATCCGAGATGCTATTTGTGAGAGGTAAGTTTTAgtttatgatgatgatatatAATTCAGGTTCTGACTGTTTGTTAGGTGACAGTGTTGTCTTGATCTCACCTGGAGTTCCCTTTTAGAACAAACGACTAGACTATTATACACTATGCCATCCAACATATGCACAGCCTGGCTCAACATGTGCGATAACGGAACATGTCGCATCACATGTTAGCCAAAGGCAATGAATGAGCTGCACACGTCATACCGAGAGCAGCTCAACCAAACCAAGATCACGTTCTGGCCGGGATTTAGGGCTGAGTTTTTTTATTGTTCCACACTCTTCGGCTCCGTTATTCAGTAGTAAATGTCAAGTCAAAAAGCTGAAATCCCACCTCGACAGACCCAGCTCAAGGGTTAGATAGGCCATCAATAGCACGAAAGATTATTGATGCCGATAAAGAGCACTCTTCGCCTTGATAAAGACAGCCCAGCGAATCAAGACTGGGCATCGTGTTCAAGAAATGCAGACGAATGTAGGGATGTATCCCCTGGTGACTCTGATCCTGAATGCCCGCACTGGATGACCCCGATAGATGAATGTGGCTTGAAACGCCCAGATGCAGTCACCCCGCCGAAGTGCGGCACAACAGCTTTGGATGTTGCAGGGCTGTAGAGGTACCCAGCAAATGACATGTGTCGAGTCTCGACAAATGTTATACTGTGGTTCTTCGTCGTAGTTAGCAGTGGAATCGCATCGTCAGTAAGGCAGTCATAAGAAGCTTCTGTCTTAGAAATTAGATGAGGTCGTCTTGCTCTAGGTAATTGAAAATATCGGTGCGCATACTACACCTACAGGTaagtacctactacctaGTAGTTAGCTGGAGCTTTTATCGATAAGGAAGTCGCCGTGGCGTGGAATGCTAGGCTGCCTGTGTCCTATCCTGTCCTGTCCCGGAGTCGTGGGTAACCACCCCGCGAATCATGTTAGCTACCTACTTACCACTCCAAATCTACAACTTTGTCTATGACTCTTCCTTTAAAACTGTACCATCCAAAGAAAATCTGCGCCACCTCTCGCCGTATGACTGTTAAATCACATCTCTTAAATCATTATTAATATCTCCTGGGTCGTCAAGCTCACCCTTGCGACGTTGACAAGTACTCATATAACCAATCGCATGACCTCATAGTTGTTAACATGTCAACAACGAAGCCATTGGCGCATGAGAAGCGCAAGGGCGAATCTGTCGGTACACCTTCAGCAAAAGGATATCACGGGAACCAGAAGCTCACAACAGGCCAACAGGCTCTTAGCGACTTCGCCGAATACGTAGAGCAACAGCAGAATCTACGGTATCccacagccaagacaataGCTGTCGCGACCACCGAAATCACCGACGCAAATACCGAACATCAcgaagagcttgatgaaTTGTTCGACAATCTAGATCTTGCCGATTCAGCGCCTCGAGTTCCTCTCAagcaacttcttcttgaatcgggcgaggacgaagatgatgagaatcTAAAGCAATTGGAGAACCTCGTATCCGACCGGTTAGACGAAGGTTTTGGTGAATGTGTCTTTGAGATCGGATACGAGAGTCATGGCGAGTCAATGAACTTGACACTTGATCAATGGAACCATGCGTACAAGACATTACAAAGAGCAGCAAAGAGAGTGCGCGCTGATTGCGATCTCTTGCTGACCAAGAATGTCGGCGGCGATGTTGAGGCCGCAAGCACCAGCGCCGGTCCGGTGAAGGACAAGAGTTGCAGCGGCAAGGTTCTCATACGGCAGACTCCTTCTACAATAGAGGATGTTATTGAAACAAGAATAGCAGTAGTCGGAAACGGTAAGCCATATCCTTCCTTGAGGTACTATACAGTTGGCACTCGCAACACCATTGGTGCCATAAACTGCAAGATATCGATAATCGGCATATCAAAGAATCTTACTGACGCGATTCTTCTAGTCGATGCCGGCAAGAGTTCCATGTTAGGCGTGCTCGTCAAGGGTGATCTTGACGACGGACGAGGAAGGGCGCGAGTTAACCTCTTTCGACACAAGCATGAGATTGAAACTGGCCGAACTAGCTCTGTCGGTATGGAGATCATGGGCTTTGACACAACAGGCCACGTTATCACCTCGGATACTCCAGGACGTATGTTTTACTGTACTTTGAGAGGCACAGTCTTACTAATGTTTCATAGGCAAACTTTCTTGGGAAGAAATCGGCAAGCGCAGCGCAAAGGTTATCACTTTTACTGACTTGGCTGGCCACGAGAAGTACCTTAGAACAACCGTGTTTGGTTTGCTCTCCAGTAGCCCAAATTACTGTCTGCTTATGGTGGCAGCTAACAATGGTCTTATCGGTATGAGCAAGGAGCATCTTGGAATTGCCCTGGCTCTCAACGTCCCCGTCATGGTTGTTGTTACCAAGATTGATATCTGCCCACCCAACATTTTGGAGCAAACGTTAACACAGATCACCAAAATCATGAAGAGTCCCGGTGCTCGCAAAATCCCGACATTCATCAAGACGCGCGAGGAGTGTATCAACACAGCCACACAGTTCGTCAGTCAGAGAATATGCCCAGTGTTCCTTGTTTCCAATGTTACGGGCGAGAATCTGGATCTGGTCAGGACGTTCTTGAATATTCTCCCTCACCATGGACGTTACAATTCTGATGCACCATTCGAATTCCATGTCAACGACACTTTCTCGGTGCCTTTCACAGGAACCGTCGTGTCCGGCATCATCAAGTCCGGCGTGATCCACGAAGGCGACAACGTCCTTATTGGACCCGACTCGTTGGGGCAGTTCATCTCTACAGGTGTTAAGTCAATTGAACGCAAGAGGATAAGAGTACCCGCTGCGTCAGCGGGCCAGTCTGCCTCTTTtgctctcaagaaggtcaagcGCAAAGATGTGAGGAAGGGTATGGTGGTACTTCCCAGAGTAGAAGGCCAGGTGATGCCCAAGGTGCATCAAGAGTTTATTGCAGAAGGCAAGTACCATACTGATCATCCTCATTGAGCAAAAGATGGTCAATGAATACTAACCCTCTTCCAGTCCTTATTCTCTCCCATgccaccaccatcaagacCAAATATCAGGCTATGCTGCATGTTGGTCCCGTTTCTCAGACCTGTGCGATAATTGACATCGACCGAGAGCTCATTCGCACAGGAGATCGCGCAACAGTTGCATTCCGCTTCGTTCAACGCCCTGAGTATCTTGCTCCAGGAGATAGGCTTCTCTTCCGCGAAGGCCGCACCAAGGGCCTTGGCATAGTCAAGTCTGTCGGTTACGACCCTGAGCACCCATTGATGCCCAGCAAGGATggcgacaaggagaaggagaagcagcCTGTCAACTCCGAGGTTAGTGTTGGGGCCTGATACTCAGGAAGCTATGttatgatatcaaggatAGGATGGCGTTTTATGTTTGGCTAAAGACTAGTGACTTGTCtagttttgttttgtttattcCGCGGTGTATTTAGAGGTCCCTCGTTTGGTCTAGTAGCGTTGTATATCATATTTTGTACAAAACTGAGTTCAAGTATCAAAACaattggccgctgaaagtataagagatgaaattagtagttCAGTTCATGCTACTTAGATGATATTCTTTGGGCCGTTTGTTGTTATAACCCAAAGCTTGTTATGCTACCCAACACGTTCCAAAGAACCATCTTATGCTATAACTTCACATTCCGGGTCCCCAGGCAACTGGCAAAAATCTTCTTTTAGTATACCTAACCTCCCAGTACTGACGCACCCCTTTCTTCTGAAGCTGTACCCCCGTTACTTCGACAAATCTCAAAGACCCTCTTCGGGAACTTGACCAACTCACAAATCCCCTCGACGTCTGTACAATACCTTTCCAGGTAAATGCAAATCGCCTGTCCCTCCACCAACGAACGTCTCTGCATCCACCACGAACTGTGTACCGCTGCCTTTGTATACCACCACGCCAGCAAAACCATGGCCCTGGGATCTTTTCCCTCCAGCAGCTTTCGAAAGCGCGGATCCAGCTGTGTCAGAAAGCTGAGGAACTGTATTACTGTGTTATCAGTTATCTCGTGAGGGAGGAGTTGCGCGAGAAGAGATGCAGCGGTGTGGTAGGGGTTGGTcgaagctgatgatgaagcatcCAGGTTGAAAACGCTGTAGAATATACTGGGGAGGACATCGGGAGgaatttcttttgttccatCAGGCATAGACGTTTTCTCTGCGAGTAGTTCATGGAAGATACTCTCTTGTCGGGTCGGATCAGCTAGATTCCATACGACTTTCTTCCCATCGCTCATCTTCAGCCAATCCAGGTCCAGCGGATCGGATTCTTTGAGGGGCCAGACATTATCGACGCTCTGAACGTCGAGAAGAGCGAACGAAGCAGCCCCGAGGAGTGCCCCCGCCGTCCAGAGGGAGTCACGCTCGGAGCTGGGAAGCGTTGAAGGGTCCTGGACTGAGCTAGCTGTTGCTAAACGGCGGTGGAAGAGCGCTGTAGCTTGGTACCAGTGAAAGGCGAGAGGTGTGCGGTGAGATGCTATTGAGTTGGGGTTGAGATGTTCGTCGTGGAGATAGGCGAGGGCGATGAAAACATGCATAAGGAAAGGATGCTGACATGAATCAGCCATGTACTTCATTCACTTGATATAGGATCTCACCTTTAATCCCAGCATGAAAGCCCCCTCACTATAAACTCTCTTCGATTTCTTGGTACCAACTGAGAAAACGGTTCTTTTCCGAAACCTCTCCAGCGCCTTGAGAGCAAagtcatcaagaacaatTTCGCCCATACCCTCCTTTACAGGCTTCACGACAGGGACTCTCAAGCCAGGATTGATGGGCCCAAGAGATCTGCCTATGACGGAGAAGACGGGACCTGCGTTGAAGTGGGCGAGTTGGaaggatgatggtgatgtttctGTGaaggaacaaacaaaaccTGAGGATTTGCATCGTTTGCAAGAGGGTTTAGATTCATCGCACTGAGATGAATTGAGTCAGTAGGTGTTGATTTGGGTGGCACAAGATACAAGACTTTTTGATAAAGCTGTGTGTAAGTTCCCTGCCTACCTTTACGCTCCTAAGTTTGCAGTTCTTGCACCCAAGACGAGACTTCTTATGAGCCTTCCGCTGTCTAATTGGCActtcattgtcttcattttccccttctttAGCAGCCATGATTATTACTGTATCGAGAGTGTCACGTCAAGCTATACTTCGCCGGATTGTCCGGAAAGGGCATCACGTATCTCGAAGAGGTAAAGTAACAGACTCCAAGGCTTTAGGATGATGTGATGCGGATCGCTGAATCGGTAGAATACAGCCAACTCGgactgccaagatgatgacaagagaTACTTGCCGCTCGGTTAGCACATCGATTTAACTAGTGCTTACGTCCCCGGGTTTTCATGTCGTCACCAGGATAGGTAGTAGTTTGTACGGTAAGACCCTGGACTCTTCGTCTGGACCCTGATTTGATCATGGTGATGAATGTTTCACTCAAATGCACACGGACCAAATTGAGTTATACCCATGACGGGTGGCATGTATTGCAGTGTTAAGAAAACGATGTGGTATCGATACGTGAGTATGCGTTCTTCCAGCGCATGATTTATATCCTCCAAAATCAAGGTATATCCTCCCTTCCTCCTTCCGTATGGAATCCAAGTAAACGACCTGCTTTGCCATCCTTTCCCTCTTTGTAAACGCCTGGCCATCATTGAGAAATCGAATAGCAAATTATAACGCCGTCAAGACCTTGTCCATTGCAGCCATGCCAGATGCAGCCCATATGCTTGATTGTACAACCTTTTGACAAATGAAAATAAAGAAATAGACGTAAACATCGTAATCAGCGTAAACGTCGGTACGCGCTAACAAGCTCGCATGTGAGCATGTCTTGATGTGTGGTATAGTATATCCGGTTATAACCAAACACAGACAGGCAGTGCTCTTCACACTGCACGTCCAGCTCGGTTACGGAGAGCATTCATATCCAGTTGAATGCTGGGCCTGGCAATTTCCAGGCTTCGACTCGGCATCCTC
It contains:
- a CDS encoding GTP-binding protein 1; the encoded protein is MSTTKPLAHEKRKGESVGTPSAKGYHGNQKLTTGQQALSDFAEYVEQQQNLRYPTAKTIAVATTEITDANTEHHEELDELFDNLDLADSAPRVPLKQLLLESGEDEDDENLKQLENLVSDRLDEGFGECVFEIGYESHGESMNLTLDQWNHAYKTLQRAAKRVRADCDLLLTKNVGGDVEAASTSAGPVKDKSCSGKVLIRQTPSTIEDVIETRIAVVGNVDAGKSSMLGVLVKGDLDDGRGRARVNLFRHKHEIETGRTSSVGMEIMGFDTTGHVITSDTPGRKLSWEEIGKRSAKVITFTDLAGHEKYLRTTVFGLLSSSPNYCLLMVAANNGLIGMSKEHLGIALALNVPVMVVVTKIDICPPNILEQTLTQITKIMKSPGARKIPTFIKTREECINTATQFVSQRICPVFLVSNVTGENLDLVRTFLNILPHHGRYNSDAPFEFHVNDTFSVPFTGTVVSGIIKSGVIHEGDNVLIGPDSLGQFISTGVKSIERKRIRVPAASAGQSASFALKKVKRKDVRKVLILSHATTIKTKYQAMLHVGPVSQTCAIIDIDRELIRTGDRATVAFRFVQRPEYLAPGDRLLFREGRTKGLGIVKSVGYDPEHPLMPSKDGDKEKEKQPVNSEVSVGA